One window of the Anaeromyxobacter dehalogenans 2CP-C genome contains the following:
- a CDS encoding DUF1028 domain-containing protein produces the protein MSHLPACRLLLALACALAAGTAVGGTPREPVATFSIAARDPATGELGVAVASRFFAVGTVVPWAKAGVGAVATQAFCNTSYGPRGLDLLAKGATPAETLGILLRSDPERDLRQVGIVSAAGASATYTGKGTNAWAGGRSGPDYAIQGNILTGEAVVAAMERAFVGGKGSLADRLYAALAAGDAAGGDSRGRQSAALLVVKEGAGYGGFDDREIDVRVDDHPRPFEELKRLLDYAQMNAAWNEGWTAFRRKQLPAALAAQERAAARAPANGEVLYDLAVIRLAAGQRAGALEALRRALAANPKLGAQARTDADLAALRGDAAFEKLVR, from the coding sequence ATGTCCCACCTGCCCGCCTGCCGCCTCCTCCTCGCGCTCGCCTGCGCGCTCGCCGCCGGCACCGCCGTCGGCGGCACGCCGCGCGAGCCCGTCGCCACCTTCTCGATCGCCGCTCGCGATCCCGCCACCGGCGAGCTCGGCGTGGCGGTGGCGTCGCGCTTCTTCGCGGTGGGCACGGTGGTGCCGTGGGCCAAAGCCGGCGTCGGGGCGGTGGCCACGCAAGCGTTCTGCAACACGAGCTACGGCCCGCGCGGCCTGGACCTGCTCGCGAAGGGCGCCACGCCCGCCGAGACGCTCGGGATCCTGCTGCGATCGGATCCGGAGCGCGACCTGCGGCAGGTCGGGATCGTCTCGGCGGCCGGCGCGTCGGCGACGTACACCGGCAAGGGCACGAACGCATGGGCGGGCGGGCGGAGCGGGCCCGACTACGCGATCCAGGGGAACATCCTGACCGGCGAGGCGGTGGTGGCGGCGATGGAGCGCGCGTTCGTCGGCGGGAAGGGTTCGCTCGCCGACCGCCTGTACGCCGCGCTCGCCGCCGGGGACGCGGCCGGGGGCGACTCGCGGGGACGGCAGTCGGCGGCCCTGCTGGTGGTGAAGGAGGGCGCCGGGTACGGCGGGTTCGACGATCGCGAGATCGACGTGCGGGTGGACGACCACCCCAGGCCGTTCGAGGAGCTGAAGCGGCTGCTCGACTACGCGCAGATGAACGCCGCGTGGAACGAGGGGTGGACCGCGTTCCGGCGCAAGCAGCTCCCGGCGGCGCTCGCCGCGCAGGAACGCGCCGCGGCCCGGGCGCCGGCGAACGGGGAGGTGCTGTACGACCTCGCGGTGATCCGGCTCGCCGCCGGGCAGCGGGCGGGGGCGCTGGAGGCCCTGCGCCGGGCGCTCGCGGCGAACCCGAAGCTCGGTGCGCAGGCGCGCACCGACGCCGACCTGGCCGCCCTGCGCGGCGACGCAGCGTTCGAGAAGCTGGTCCGGTAG
- a CDS encoding DUF456 domain-containing protein: protein MEILLYALGAAALVAGVAGVVLPVLPGSLLLVAGAVLVAWAGDFQRVGWGTVAVAAVLSVAIWAVDWLASVLGAKAFGASGWAVAGAGVGLLVGFFLGLPGIVLGPAVGAIAFEYARNPDVKRALKAGAGAFLGFVLGSAVKVALAFAVVGAVALALIW from the coding sequence ATGGAGATCCTGCTCTACGCGCTCGGCGCCGCCGCGCTCGTCGCCGGCGTGGCCGGCGTGGTCCTGCCGGTGCTGCCGGGGTCGCTGCTGCTCGTGGCGGGCGCCGTGCTGGTGGCCTGGGCCGGGGACTTCCAGCGCGTGGGCTGGGGCACCGTGGCGGTCGCGGCGGTGCTCTCGGTCGCGATCTGGGCCGTGGACTGGCTCGCGAGCGTGCTCGGCGCGAAGGCGTTCGGCGCGTCGGGCTGGGCGGTGGCCGGCGCGGGCGTGGGGCTGCTGGTGGGCTTCTTCCTCGGGCTGCCCGGGATCGTGCTCGGGCCCGCCGTGGGCGCGATCGCGTTCGAGTACGCGCGGAACCCCGACGTGAAGCGGGCGCTGAAGGCGGGCGCGGGCGCGTTCCTCGGCTTCGTGCTGGGGAGCGCCGTCAAGGTGGCGCTCGCGTTCGCCGTGGTCGGCGCCGTGGCGCTCGCGCTCATCTGGTAG
- a CDS encoding YbfB/YjiJ family MFS transporter produces the protein MGAAARRALAGALALAAAMGIGRFAYTALLPGVQRGLGFDDAAGGAIASANLVGYLAGVLWARRLAGSARRGAALRLGLAATAVLTAAVTAVGSEMGWAAVRFGSGVASGLVFVLASAAALEVAPGHLPRPGVLYGGVGVGIALAAVVAAVAPPAGGWRIPWWVLGGAAAALAVPGWRDLSAPLAHDSGSGGAGSGGAAVASGRGRPAVGFGRLATAYFLEGLGYIVSGTFAVAAVRRTPGLEALAPWTWAMAGLAAAPSALLWASFGRRVGVRSALVAAHLVQAAGMALPSLSSAAWAALAGAALFGGTFIGITTLTVAAAREIRPNALGRAVGTLTAIYGVGQIVGPLAAGAVAQHLGDPRPAVLGAAAAVALGAVVLLMPSRPSVMAPAPDRGR, from the coding sequence TTGGGCGCCGCCGCACGCCGCGCGCTCGCCGGCGCGCTCGCCCTCGCCGCCGCGATGGGGATCGGACGGTTCGCGTACACCGCGCTCCTGCCCGGCGTGCAGCGCGGGCTCGGGTTCGACGACGCCGCCGGCGGGGCCATCGCGTCGGCCAACCTGGTCGGCTACCTCGCCGGCGTGCTCTGGGCGCGGCGCCTCGCCGGGAGCGCGCGGCGCGGCGCGGCGCTGCGGCTCGGCCTGGCGGCGACCGCCGTGCTCACCGCGGCCGTCACCGCGGTCGGCTCCGAGATGGGGTGGGCCGCCGTGCGCTTCGGCTCCGGCGTCGCGAGCGGGCTCGTGTTCGTGCTCGCGTCCGCCGCCGCGCTCGAGGTCGCCCCCGGCCACCTTCCCCGACCCGGAGTACTTTACGGCGGGGTGGGGGTCGGGATCGCGCTCGCGGCCGTGGTCGCGGCGGTGGCGCCCCCTGCCGGGGGTTGGCGCATCCCGTGGTGGGTGCTGGGGGGCGCGGCGGCTGCGCTGGCGGTGCCGGGGTGGAGGGATCTGTCCGCGCCGCTCGCGCACGACTCTGGGTCGGGAGGAGCGGGGTCGGGAGGAGCGGCGGTCGCGAGCGGGAGGGGCCGCCCAGCGGTCGGCTTCGGGCGGCTTGCGACCGCGTACTTCCTCGAGGGGCTCGGCTACATCGTGAGCGGGACGTTCGCGGTGGCGGCGGTCCGGCGGACGCCCGGGCTGGAGGCGCTCGCGCCGTGGACGTGGGCCATGGCGGGCCTCGCGGCCGCCCCGTCCGCGCTGCTCTGGGCGTCGTTCGGGCGCCGGGTCGGCGTTCGGTCCGCGCTGGTCGCGGCGCACCTCGTCCAGGCGGCGGGCATGGCGCTGCCGTCGCTGTCCTCGGCCGCCTGGGCCGCCCTCGCGGGCGCGGCGCTGTTCGGCGGAACGTTCATCGGGATCACCACGCTGACGGTGGCGGCCGCGCGCGAGATCCGGCCGAACGCGCTCGGGCGCGCCGTGGGAACGCTCACCGCCATCTACGGCGTCGGCCAGATCGTCGGCCCGCTGGCCGCCGGAGCCGTCGCGCAGCACCTCGGCGATCCGAGGCCCGCCGTGCTCGGCGCCGCCGCCGCGGTCGCCCTCGGCGCGGTCGTCCTCCTCATGCCCTCGCGTCCGTCCGTGATGGCCCCGGCTCCGGATCGGGGACGCTGA
- a CDS encoding sensor histidine kinase, with amino-acid sequence MMHATGTAKRLALGLGALVLLLAIASAAAIIGSARIHRGIAETMRREEGVRLSLELASAVRDQYAHQAHTIIIGDASHLGFYADARDTVLRLTRALREAADRPEERSLVDRIESESGRLDRIFRDSIVPAVLRGERQSVQEEHGRAQLVVTHIQDLTQELVSRFEAQIAQARAGADQAERRTLAVLVAILVAAPLVAAAVSLAIGRSIAVPVAQLQAGAARIAEGDLETRIEVRGAPELVSLARRWNEMTAALRDHQEQLVRSEKLAGIGRLAAGVAHEINNPLGVILGYAKLLRKKADGTLAEDLAVVEEEALRAKHIVDGLLDLSRPLPPPSEQVDLRALAEDVVARLREARLLDGVSAEVEGAATAPGHAEKLRQVLVNLVRNAGEAAGPGGRVAVRLREREGVAELTVQDSGPGIPAAARGKMFEPFFTTKPGGTGLGLAVSRAIARAHGGELAVAAAAEGGACFALTLPGAVRRRAAGGAKP; translated from the coding sequence ATGATGCACGCCACCGGTACCGCCAAGCGGCTCGCCCTCGGGCTCGGGGCGCTCGTCCTCCTGCTCGCCATCGCGTCCGCCGCGGCGATCATCGGCTCCGCCCGCATCCACCGCGGCATCGCCGAGACCATGCGGCGCGAGGAGGGGGTGCGCCTCTCCCTCGAGCTCGCGAGCGCCGTGCGCGACCAGTACGCCCACCAGGCCCACACCATCATCATCGGCGACGCCAGCCACCTCGGCTTCTACGCCGACGCGCGCGACACCGTGCTGCGCCTCACCCGCGCGCTCCGCGAGGCCGCCGACCGCCCCGAGGAGCGCTCGCTCGTGGACCGGATCGAGTCCGAGAGCGGGCGGCTCGACCGCATCTTCCGCGACTCGATCGTGCCCGCGGTGCTCCGCGGCGAGCGCCAGAGCGTGCAGGAGGAGCACGGGCGGGCGCAGCTCGTGGTGACGCACATCCAGGACCTCACGCAGGAGCTGGTCTCGCGGTTCGAGGCGCAGATCGCCCAGGCGCGCGCCGGGGCCGACCAGGCGGAGCGGCGCACGCTGGCGGTGCTGGTGGCGATCCTGGTGGCGGCCCCGCTGGTGGCCGCGGCGGTGAGCCTCGCCATCGGGCGGTCCATCGCGGTGCCGGTCGCCCAGCTCCAGGCGGGCGCGGCCCGGATCGCGGAGGGCGACCTCGAGACGCGCATCGAGGTGCGCGGCGCGCCGGAGCTGGTCTCGCTGGCGCGGCGCTGGAACGAGATGACCGCGGCGCTGCGCGATCACCAGGAGCAGCTCGTCCGCTCCGAGAAGCTGGCCGGCATCGGCCGGCTGGCCGCCGGCGTGGCCCACGAGATCAACAACCCGCTCGGCGTGATCCTCGGGTACGCGAAGCTCCTGCGGAAGAAGGCGGACGGCACGCTCGCCGAGGACCTGGCGGTGGTGGAGGAGGAGGCGCTCCGCGCCAAGCACATCGTGGACGGGCTGCTCGACCTCTCCCGGCCGCTCCCGCCGCCCTCGGAGCAGGTGGACCTGCGCGCGCTCGCGGAGGACGTGGTGGCGCGGCTGCGCGAGGCGCGGCTCCTGGACGGCGTGTCGGCCGAGGTGGAGGGGGCGGCGACCGCGCCCGGCCACGCCGAGAAGCTGCGGCAGGTGCTCGTGAACCTGGTGCGGAACGCCGGCGAGGCCGCCGGGCCGGGTGGGCGCGTGGCGGTGCGGCTCCGCGAGCGCGAGGGCGTGGCCGAGCTGACCGTGCAGGACTCCGGCCCCGGCATCCCCGCGGCGGCCCGCGGGAAGATGTTCGAGCCGTTCTTCACCACCAAGCCGGGCGGCACGGGGCTGGGGCTCGCGGTCTCGCGCGCCATCGCGCGCGCCCACGGCGGCGAGCTGGCGGTGGCGGCCGCCGCGGAGGGCGGCGCCTGCTTCGCGCTCACGCTGCCCGGGGCGGTCCGGCGGCGAGCCGCGGGAGGAGCGAAGCCATGA
- a CDS encoding sigma-54-dependent transcriptional regulator, with protein sequence MTGGPVRVLVADDKENMRKLLAKILADGYAVEEAEDGARALSLVATRAYDVVVTDIRMPGADGFELLGAVKARAPDTEVVMMTGYATIPDAVRAMRMGAFDYLEKPFDPDAALAVVARAAEQKRIADAARRDGDGAGEPSSFHNLVGRSARMRAVYGLLDKAAGLDITVLLLGETGTGKELAARAIHYHSARRERRFVPVNCGALPADLVESELFGHARGAFTGAAAAKAGLFEEAQGGSLFLDEVGELPLPAQVKLNRALQEREIRRVGDTQPLKVDVRVIAATHRDLREEVRAGRFREDLFYRLHVFPVTLPPLRERAEDVPLLAQHFLAKHARALRRELAGGFEPEALRRLAGYPWPGNVRELENAVERAVAVSSGDRVRVADLPAEVAGAAPAGPEPADLAKLPYKEAVAEARDRTSREYLVALLAEFGGNVTRAAERAGMERESLHRLLRRYGLRSDDFK encoded by the coding sequence ATGACGGGCGGGCCGGTGCGCGTGCTGGTGGCGGACGACAAGGAGAACATGCGCAAGCTGCTCGCGAAGATCCTCGCGGACGGCTACGCGGTGGAGGAGGCGGAGGACGGCGCCCGCGCGCTGTCGCTCGTCGCCACCCGCGCGTACGACGTGGTGGTCACCGACATCCGCATGCCGGGCGCGGACGGCTTCGAGCTGCTCGGCGCGGTGAAGGCGCGCGCGCCCGACACCGAGGTGGTGATGATGACCGGCTACGCCACCATCCCGGACGCGGTGCGGGCCATGCGCATGGGCGCGTTCGACTACCTCGAGAAGCCGTTCGACCCCGACGCGGCGCTGGCGGTGGTGGCGCGCGCGGCCGAGCAGAAGCGCATCGCCGACGCGGCCCGGCGCGACGGCGACGGCGCCGGCGAGCCGTCGTCCTTTCACAACCTGGTGGGCCGCAGCGCGCGCATGCGCGCCGTGTACGGGCTCCTCGACAAGGCGGCCGGGCTCGACATCACCGTGCTCTTGCTGGGCGAGACCGGGACCGGGAAGGAGCTGGCGGCCCGCGCCATCCACTACCACTCGGCCCGCCGCGAGCGGCGCTTCGTGCCGGTGAACTGCGGGGCGCTGCCGGCCGACCTGGTGGAGAGCGAGCTGTTCGGGCACGCGCGCGGCGCGTTCACCGGCGCCGCCGCGGCGAAGGCCGGCCTGTTCGAGGAGGCGCAGGGCGGGTCGCTGTTCCTCGACGAGGTCGGCGAGCTGCCGCTCCCGGCGCAGGTGAAGCTGAACCGGGCGCTGCAGGAGCGGGAGATCCGCCGGGTGGGCGACACGCAGCCGCTCAAGGTGGACGTGCGCGTCATCGCCGCCACGCACCGCGATCTCCGCGAGGAGGTGCGGGCCGGCCGCTTCCGCGAGGACCTGTTCTACCGGCTGCACGTGTTCCCGGTGACGCTCCCGCCGCTCCGCGAGCGGGCCGAGGACGTGCCGCTCCTCGCGCAGCACTTCCTCGCCAAGCACGCGCGGGCGCTGCGGCGCGAGCTGGCCGGCGGGTTCGAGCCGGAGGCGCTGCGGCGGCTGGCGGGCTACCCGTGGCCGGGAAACGTGCGCGAGCTCGAGAACGCGGTCGAGCGGGCCGTGGCGGTGTCCTCGGGCGACCGCGTCCGGGTGGCCGACCTCCCGGCCGAGGTGGCCGGCGCGGCGCCGGCCGGGCCGGAGCCGGCGGACCTCGCGAAGCTCCCGTACAAGGAGGCGGTCGCCGAGGCGCGCGACCGCACCTCGCGCGAGTACCTGGTGGCGCTGCTGGCCGAGTTCGGCGGGAACGTGACCCGCGCCGCCGAGCGCGCCGGCATGGAGCGCGAGAGCCTCCACCGGCTGCTGCGCCGGTACGGGCTCCGCTCCGACGACTTCAAGTAG
- a CDS encoding cupredoxin domain-containing protein produces the protein MNLWKLAPAALLALAAPALASAGEEGGCENCPAHKAHAEHGAKAVPAAATAAAGTVKKGVRTIPVTVTSDGFTPAEVKAKAGETVKLVVTRKVQRTCATEIVMKDFGVNQPLPLDQAVTVTVKPKQPGTYRFACGMDMIAGNLVVE, from the coding sequence ATGAACCTGTGGAAGCTCGCCCCCGCCGCCCTGCTCGCCCTCGCCGCCCCCGCGCTCGCCTCCGCGGGCGAGGAGGGCGGGTGCGAGAACTGCCCGGCCCACAAGGCGCACGCCGAGCACGGCGCGAAGGCGGTGCCGGCCGCCGCGACCGCCGCCGCGGGCACGGTGAAGAAGGGCGTCCGGACCATCCCGGTCACGGTGACGTCCGACGGCTTCACGCCCGCCGAGGTGAAGGCGAAGGCCGGCGAGACGGTGAAGCTCGTGGTGACGCGCAAGGTGCAGCGCACGTGCGCCACCGAGATCGTGATGAAGGACTTCGGCGTGAACCAGCCGCTGCCGCTCGACCAGGCGGTGACGGTGACGGTGAAGCCGAAGCAGCCCGGCACGTACCGGTTCGCGTGCGGCATGGACATGATCGCCGGCAACCTGGTGGTCGAGTAG
- a CDS encoding ferredoxin reductase family protein → MRAVRLQDLTRVGLWIALYVLLALYPLLWLAAVPAPGGGDFRQELAAALGFLGLSIMAMQFLLTARFQWLAPPFGTDVVYAFHRHVTAVALVFVAAHPLVLLGPELGVGGMAAWLLPWRAPGAVGAGVWSLYALVVLAVTSYGRRRLRLPYEAWRVLHGVAATAAVLLGLWHAAAARRLLAGPVTRVMWIAWTLAWVALLLRVRVAKPLALRARPYRVSEVRPERGDAVTLVLDPDGHEGFRFRAGQFAWLALGASPFAAREHPFSISGSSQRAPRVELTVKALGDFTRRVQATRPGARAWVDGPYGTMSVDAFPDADGYLFVAGGIGIAPCLSMLRTLADRGDRRPHQLVFGTGRWERTPFREALAELATRLDLTVVHVLEHPPDGWTGEVGVVGEDVLRRHLPRGHRGCFVCGPPAMMDAVEKALVRLGVPLRDVHSERFDLV, encoded by the coding sequence ATGAGGGCGGTCCGCCTCCAGGACCTGACGCGCGTCGGCCTCTGGATCGCGCTCTACGTGCTCCTCGCGCTGTACCCGCTGCTCTGGCTCGCCGCGGTGCCCGCGCCCGGCGGCGGCGACTTCCGGCAGGAGCTCGCCGCGGCGCTCGGGTTCCTGGGCCTGTCGATCATGGCGATGCAGTTCCTGCTCACCGCGCGCTTCCAGTGGCTCGCGCCGCCGTTCGGTACCGACGTCGTCTACGCGTTCCACCGCCACGTCACCGCGGTCGCCCTCGTCTTCGTGGCCGCCCACCCGCTGGTGCTGCTCGGCCCGGAGCTGGGCGTGGGTGGCATGGCGGCGTGGCTCCTCCCCTGGCGCGCCCCGGGCGCGGTCGGCGCCGGGGTCTGGTCGCTGTACGCGCTGGTCGTGCTCGCGGTGACGTCCTACGGCAGGCGGCGCCTGCGCCTGCCGTACGAGGCCTGGCGCGTGCTGCACGGCGTCGCCGCGACGGCGGCGGTGCTGCTCGGCCTGTGGCACGCGGCCGCGGCGCGGCGGCTCCTCGCCGGCCCGGTGACGCGGGTGATGTGGATCGCCTGGACGCTGGCCTGGGTGGCGCTGCTCCTCCGCGTGCGCGTGGCGAAGCCGCTCGCGCTGCGCGCCCGCCCGTACCGGGTCAGCGAGGTCCGGCCCGAGCGCGGCGACGCGGTGACGCTGGTGCTCGACCCCGACGGTCACGAGGGCTTCCGCTTCCGCGCCGGCCAGTTCGCCTGGCTCGCGCTGGGCGCGTCGCCGTTCGCGGCGCGCGAGCACCCGTTCTCCATCTCCGGCAGCTCGCAGCGCGCCCCGCGCGTCGAGCTGACCGTGAAGGCGCTCGGCGACTTCACCCGGCGCGTCCAGGCGACGCGGCCCGGCGCGCGCGCCTGGGTGGACGGGCCCTACGGGACCATGAGCGTGGACGCGTTCCCGGACGCGGACGGGTACCTGTTCGTCGCGGGCGGCATCGGCATCGCGCCCTGCCTGTCGATGCTGCGCACGCTCGCGGACCGCGGCGATCGCCGCCCGCACCAGCTCGTGTTCGGCACCGGCCGCTGGGAGCGGACCCCGTTCCGCGAGGCGCTGGCCGAGCTCGCGACGCGGCTCGACCTCACCGTGGTGCACGTGCTCGAGCACCCGCCGGACGGCTGGACCGGAGAGGTGGGCGTGGTGGGCGAGGACGTGCTGCGCCGCCACCTGCCGCGCGGGCACCGCGGCTGCTTCGTGTGCGGGCCGCCGGCCATGATGGACGCGGTGGAGAAGGCGCTGGTCCGGCTCGGCGTCCCGCTCCGCGACGTCCACTCCGAGCGCTTCGATCTCGTGTGA
- a CDS encoding M16 family metallopeptidase translates to MLAPLATLAALALAAGPAAPPLELTTFSLPNGLTVVLAPDHRLPQVAVDTWFQVGSKDEAPGRTGFAHLFEHLMFMGTNRVPGNRFDVIMESGGGSNNASTSSDRTNYFSVGPSQLLPTLLWLDADRLQALADAMTQEKLDLQRGVVRNERRQSYENTPYGAAELVIPEVMYPQGHPYHHPVIGSHADLEAATLEDVKGFFRTWYVPANATLVVAGDFRPDEVRPLVERMFGAVPLRAPPAPARAAPVRLEREVRRILSDRVELPKLILVWHAPAAYADGSAELELLADVLAEGPSSRLDRRLVQELRLAESVTAYLDPGRLGSLFRVEVTATPGADLERVKREALAVVAELQAKGPEARELARVRAQAERRRREEREHLVHRADKLNEYLAYYGEPDGFARDLARVTSATAGGLREAARGLGEGRLDLRVLPARAGAGAAKAEIPDAPPPPLATRPFDPPAPEVFRLANGLEVRVAPRPGTGLFAAHLLLPGGAAAVPAEKAGLAPILAELLTSGAGGRSAAEYADAIRALGASVEAEARPASLQVSVSGLSAHLAPALDLFADAVLRPNLARADFEREAALALARVEARPDDPRKVAPVVAAAAIFGRGDPRGRPVDGWAATVRTVTLDDVRRLAPRLLDPRGATLVVAGDVDPAALRRLLAPRLGAWRGAGPAPAASPAALTAAQGGRILLVDRPGAPQTRILLARPVAPAPEPARALRELVNVVLGGSFTSRLNQNLREKHGYTYGARSAFATEGGQGLFTAGAAVQTEVTGAALVELRRELDGLAAAGVDAAETAKARETARHRTVEEIQTTAGLAEALAAAVLEGRPPDALRREAEALTAVEPARAAAEAKAGPYAFGGFTVVLVGDRKTVVPQLEKAGFPRPAAVDPDGTPIPDPE, encoded by the coding sequence ATGCTCGCGCCGCTCGCCACGCTCGCCGCCCTCGCCCTCGCCGCCGGCCCGGCCGCGCCGCCGCTCGAGCTCACCACGTTCTCGCTGCCGAACGGGCTGACGGTGGTGCTCGCGCCCGACCACCGGTTGCCGCAGGTGGCGGTGGACACCTGGTTCCAGGTGGGCTCGAAGGACGAGGCGCCCGGGCGCACCGGGTTCGCGCACCTGTTCGAGCACCTCATGTTCATGGGGACGAACCGCGTCCCCGGGAACCGCTTCGACGTGATCATGGAGTCGGGGGGAGGCTCCAACAACGCCTCCACCTCGTCGGACCGCACCAACTACTTCAGCGTGGGGCCGTCGCAGCTCCTCCCCACGCTGCTCTGGCTGGACGCGGACCGGCTCCAGGCGCTCGCCGACGCCATGACGCAGGAGAAGCTCGACCTGCAGCGCGGGGTGGTGCGCAACGAGCGGCGGCAGAGCTACGAGAACACGCCGTACGGCGCGGCCGAGCTGGTGATCCCGGAGGTCATGTACCCGCAGGGCCACCCGTACCACCACCCGGTGATCGGCAGCCACGCCGACCTCGAGGCGGCCACGCTCGAGGACGTGAAGGGCTTCTTCCGGACCTGGTACGTGCCGGCGAACGCGACGCTGGTGGTGGCGGGCGACTTCAGGCCCGACGAGGTGCGGCCGCTCGTCGAGAGGATGTTCGGCGCGGTGCCGCTGCGCGCGCCGCCCGCGCCCGCGCGCGCCGCGCCGGTGCGGCTCGAGCGCGAGGTCCGCCGGATCCTGTCCGACCGGGTGGAGCTGCCGAAGCTCATCCTGGTGTGGCACGCGCCGGCCGCCTACGCCGACGGCTCGGCGGAGCTGGAGCTCCTCGCCGACGTCCTGGCGGAGGGGCCGTCGTCGCGCCTCGACCGTCGGCTGGTGCAGGAGCTGCGGCTCGCCGAGTCGGTCACCGCCTACCTCGACCCCGGGCGGCTCGGCTCGCTCTTCCGCGTCGAGGTGACCGCCACGCCCGGCGCCGACCTGGAGCGGGTGAAGCGCGAGGCGCTCGCGGTGGTCGCGGAGCTCCAGGCGAAGGGGCCCGAGGCGCGCGAGCTGGCCCGCGTGCGCGCGCAGGCGGAGCGGCGGCGGCGCGAGGAGCGCGAGCACCTCGTCCACCGTGCCGACAAGCTGAACGAGTACCTCGCCTACTACGGCGAGCCGGACGGCTTCGCCCGCGACCTCGCCCGCGTCACCTCCGCCACCGCCGGCGGGCTGCGCGAGGCCGCCCGCGGGCTCGGCGAGGGCCGGCTCGATCTGCGCGTCCTCCCCGCCCGCGCCGGCGCCGGCGCCGCGAAGGCGGAGATCCCCGACGCGCCGCCGCCGCCGCTGGCCACGCGCCCGTTCGACCCGCCCGCGCCGGAGGTGTTCCGGCTCGCGAACGGCCTCGAGGTGCGGGTCGCCCCGCGCCCGGGCACCGGGCTGTTCGCCGCGCACCTGCTCCTGCCCGGCGGGGCCGCGGCGGTCCCGGCCGAGAAGGCCGGCCTCGCGCCCATCCTCGCCGAGCTGCTCACCTCGGGCGCCGGCGGGCGCAGCGCCGCGGAGTACGCCGACGCGATCCGCGCGCTCGGCGCGAGCGTCGAGGCCGAGGCGCGGCCCGCGTCCTTGCAGGTGTCGGTGAGCGGGCTCTCCGCGCACCTCGCCCCGGCGCTCGATCTCTTCGCGGACGCGGTGCTGCGCCCGAACCTGGCGCGCGCCGACTTCGAGCGCGAGGCCGCGCTGGCGCTGGCGCGCGTGGAGGCCCGGCCCGACGATCCGCGCAAGGTGGCTCCGGTGGTGGCCGCGGCCGCGATCTTCGGCCGGGGCGATCCGCGGGGCCGCCCGGTGGACGGCTGGGCCGCCACGGTGCGCACCGTCACGCTCGACGACGTGCGACGCCTCGCGCCGCGGCTGCTCGACCCGCGCGGCGCGACGCTGGTGGTCGCGGGCGACGTCGATCCGGCGGCGCTCCGGCGGCTGCTCGCGCCGCGGCTCGGCGCCTGGCGCGGCGCCGGTCCCGCGCCCGCGGCGAGCCCGGCCGCGCTGACCGCGGCCCAGGGCGGGCGCATCCTGCTGGTGGACCGGCCCGGCGCCCCGCAGACCCGCATCCTGCTGGCGCGACCGGTCGCTCCCGCGCCCGAGCCGGCGCGCGCGCTCCGCGAGCTCGTGAACGTGGTGCTGGGCGGGAGCTTCACCTCGCGCCTCAACCAGAACCTGCGCGAGAAGCACGGCTACACCTACGGCGCGCGGAGCGCGTTCGCGACCGAGGGCGGGCAGGGGCTGTTCACCGCCGGCGCGGCGGTGCAGACCGAGGTGACGGGCGCGGCGCTGGTGGAGCTGCGGCGGGAGCTCGACGGGCTCGCCGCCGCGGGCGTGGACGCGGCCGAGACCGCGAAAGCGCGCGAGACGGCGCGGCACCGGACGGTGGAGGAGATCCAGACCACCGCCGGGCTCGCCGAGGCGCTCGCCGCGGCCGTCCTGGAAGGCCGCCCCCCCGACGCGCTCCGGCGCGAGGCGGAGGCGCTCACCGCGGTCGAGCCCGCCCGCGCCGCCGCCGAGGCGAAGGCCGGCCCGTACGCCTTCGGCGGGTTCACGGTCGTGCTGGTCGGCGACCGGAAGACCGTCGTCCCCCAGCTCGAGAAGGCCGGGTTCCCGCGGCCGGCGGCGGTGGACCCCGACGGCACCCCCATCCCCGACCCAGAGTAA
- a CDS encoding nucleotidyltransferase family protein — MTETAETLGFGGLVLAAGPSVRMGEPKQLLLWRGEPLVHRAARAAVEAGLWPVVVVVGACAEEVRAALAGLPVATVLNRDHAAGVSGSLRRGLSRLGECAPSLAGAVILACDQPGVDAAHVAALAGALRVTGRPVAASADGGALMVPALFSAALFPELRALDGDEGAERLLSRDPARVAPVPLAHGGCHVDTPEDWRRARLMGGGS; from the coding sequence GTGACCGAGACCGCCGAGACGCTGGGCTTCGGCGGGCTGGTCCTCGCCGCGGGGCCCTCGGTCCGCATGGGCGAGCCGAAGCAGCTGCTCCTCTGGCGCGGCGAGCCGCTCGTGCACCGGGCCGCGCGCGCGGCGGTCGAGGCCGGGCTGTGGCCGGTGGTGGTGGTGGTGGGCGCGTGCGCGGAGGAGGTCCGCGCGGCGCTCGCCGGCCTGCCGGTCGCGACGGTCCTGAACCGGGACCACGCCGCCGGGGTCTCGGGCTCGCTGCGGCGCGGGCTGTCCCGGCTCGGCGAGTGCGCGCCGTCGCTGGCCGGCGCGGTGATCCTCGCCTGCGATCAGCCGGGCGTGGACGCGGCCCACGTGGCGGCGCTCGCCGGCGCGCTCCGCGTCACCGGGCGGCCGGTGGCCGCCTCGGCCGACGGCGGCGCGCTCATGGTGCCGGCGCTCTTCTCCGCCGCGCTCTTCCCCGAGCTGCGCGCGCTCGACGGCGACGAGGGCGCGGAGCGCCTCCTGTCCCGCGATCCGGCCCGCGTCGCGCCGGTGCCGCTCGCGCACGGCGGGTGCCACGTGGACACGCCGGAGGACTGGCGGCGCGCCCGCCTCATGGGCGGCGGCTCATAG